The genomic region ACTACAACCATATACAGAACTGTTTGGATACTTATAGAGACTGGGTTCACCTTCGTAGTACCTGCCCTATGTGCGATTCGGTATGTGCGCAAAACACTAAAACCGAATATTCCTGTCACAACTGTGGACATAGATGGATGGTCTCAAGTGTAAAATTTTGTAGACCCTACCGTCTATCATTGAATTCAACTATTGAATAATTAATATCAAAAATCCACCCACATAAAGTGAATGGATTTTAGATTATTAGCTTATCTTTTTCTAAGCTTTTTTTGTACGACGGCTAATGCGTCCACCTTTTGCGCCTGCAATACGTGCTAGCTCTCGGTTGGCAAAGAACCCGCCAGTGCGACCTTTTTTACCACCAACAGCACCAATCTTTGCATAAAAATCAGAGCCGTATTTAGCTTTGTTTGTTGCAGCGGCAGCCTTACCGCCAGCTTTTGTTCCAGCCATATAATGACCTCCCACTTTGATAAATTATTTAGTCTCTCCCACCATTTTTACCCTAAAGAAACAAAAAAGTCCCACAAAATGGAACCCTCGTTTCTTTCGAATATGCTTATGATATCACTTCATCTAGTTAATGTCAATAGCTCCAATAACTTCATGGTGTTTTGTACATATTAAATTGATAATTTGTTTAACGGTTTACATAATGATAGAATTAATCTGAGTCGTAAAAACAAAAACATTATTAAATCTATGGTTACTATACCAACCCCAATAACACCCGTATCGGCAAGTTCGTCGGGCGTTATTCTACACAACAAACGCAAGGCATTTATCAAAACATTGATTATTGCCGTCTTTATTGTTGTAGGAATAATAACGTTAGCATACAACGCCAGTCTTGTCTTACCTAGGTCAATCAATTTTGCTTTTTCAGAAACAACATGCTTTTTTCAGCCTATTGCTCTCCCTAACGTCTTCGGTGCGCAATCAAATGACTTTAACATAGAGTTCTCAGACGGCATTAGTATCAGTAATAAAGATATTTTTACAACAAAAGTATGTGCGTCTCCAAAAAATGCCCCTCAAGAAAACTCAAAGTCAACTGTAACTATAGCCCTTTTTAACTTAGTACCTATAAAAAAGATAACTATTAACTCTGGTAAATATCCTTCAATCGACACCAGTGCGCTTAATTCACCAATAGCAACCACAAAGCCAATTCAACTGAGCACCAACAAAGAAACTTCCATATTTTCATACCAATTAGTTTCCGAGAGTAACAGAACTAACTGCTCCATACAACAGCTAACCATTCTGTGTCCGTTGCAAGAGTTAAGCCTAACCCCTGGATCAAAACCTACTTTGAAAATCAACCGAACCTATAGTGGAAATCTTGTTGATTCTGTATTCAACAATCAGATACAAACTCTAGACCCAATTAACATTGTTGGTGGCAATATACTCAATAATTCAACAATTTATGATAAAGCAGAGACTCTAGAAATAGCATTTGATAAACCCCTAAGCAAAGTAGATAAGCCACTACTATCGCTTATAGATAAAAACTCAACAACTCCACTAGAGACATCATACACCATCAATAATAATAAGCTTATTATTAAGCCGAAAGACCCTTTAAAACGTCGTAGCAAATATTCATTCAAACTAGACCAAGCCATTTCAACAACCGATAACACCTTGCTTTCTGCTTACAGTTCTGAATTTAATGTTTCAGGTGGTCCAAGCGTTATCGGCAACAATACAGGATCCTATGGGTTTAACCCATCAAGTAATATTACTATTAAATTCAATCAAAATATAAATTCATCTACCAAACTAACTGATGTAATCGATGTATCTGGCGTTAATCAAGCTCTACTAAAAATTTCTGCTACAAACAATATGATCACCATTAATCCCACTACTAATTTACCAAGTTGTACGAGTATAAATATAAAAATAAATGGATCAATTCAAAACCAATACGGTGTAGATGGCGACTCCGCCTGGAATCACACCTTCCGAACTTTATGTAGAAGAACCAGTCAAATTGGTACCAGCGCTCAAGGTAGAGCAATACTTGCACACTGGTATGGTTCAGGATCCAGTATGGTTATGTTTGTTGGTGGAATTCACGGAAATGAAAAAAGCTCAACGCTAACTATGGAGTCTTGGCTCGATGAACTTGAGAGATATGCCGACCGAATACCCGCAAACAGAACAATAGTCGTAATTACTAATGCCAATCCCGATGGATACGCCGGTAATTCTCGATTTAACGCCAACGGAGTAGATCTAAACAGGAATTTCCCTTCAGATAACTGGAGTGCAAATGTTACTGGCCCAGGATACACAAATAAGATTAACGGGGGTGGAACATCTCCGCTATCTGAACCAGAATCTTCATCTCTGGCAAATTTCGTTAATCAATACCGCCCCAGAGCAGTATTGTCTTTTCATGCTGTGGCATCCATAGTTAGTCCAAATGGAACAGCCGACTCCACTGCCATTGCCCAACTTTACACCTCAAAAGCACCTTACAGATATGCAGACGCATCTCAAACAGACGCAACTCTAGGTTACACAACTACTGGTGATTTTGAATTTTGGCTACGAGACAAAGGTATACCAAATATTTTGATTGAACAGTCGACTTTTGCTAAAAATGAATTTTCTAAAAATCGCGACGCACTTTGGCTTATGGTTAGATTGTAATAAAATCTGGCCGATTATTGCGGTATTGAGTTCCAAAAACACAGCTTATATCCATCAGGGTCTTTTAAGATAAACTCTCTGTTTCCCCATTCCCAGTTACGAGGTTTTGTGGCTGGTTTTAGCCCAATTTTTTCCTGACGATTATATTCGGCATCAACATCATCTACTTTAATATAAACATACATCCCCTTACCTTTAATGCCCGATAGAGAATCTCCATTAAACTCATCTTCATCACGCATATTTACAAGTGTTATACTGAACTCCCCTAGCTGTATCTCGGAATATGTATCCGTTGATACTAAAACTTCAAACCCGAGCTTTTTATAAAACTTCTCTGATATTTTATTCTCTTGAACCCACAATAATATATTCGTAAATCTCATTGGTTTTCTCCTATGAACCCACCTACATATTTAAAAAAATACACCTTTTCATTATTGACATAAATTTCTTCTGTTCCGGAGAGCTTATCAAGTGTACCGTTAGCATCGCAAATATACATAAAATTGCCGTAATCTTTTTCAACATGATTATAAATTCGAGTAGTTTCCCATAAATCAATCAGTGCTTTTCTAAGCATCGTGTCAGTCTGCTCCTCTGTCATCCCTGAAAAATCCCCAAAATATGACATTGACCATACTGGTCTACTTTTATAAAACACCGTTTCTAACCCCGGAAATATGCCATTGCCTATATAATAGATATCCTGATAGGAATAATCCCCCTCTTGGAATTCATACTGAACGGAATCAGGCAAAAGTGGTTTTGATGTGCCCGTGCCTGTGGCATACGTCTTGGTTCTTGCCTTCAGCAAGAACTTCTCTAGTTCTCGTTTATTCATGACCCCTATTCTGATAAACTTCAGTAACCATTTCACTGTCTCTTTAACAACACATGTATTTGTCTGTTATGATATGTATATGAAGAATCAGGTCATATCAAGCAAGGCGCCTCAAGCTCCAAATATTTTGTCTCAAGCCATTGAGTCTAATGGATTAATTTTTGTTTCTGGTCAGATTCATAATACTCATACCGGGACTCTTATAGAAGGCTCGGTTAACAAGAAAATGGAGCAGATATTTCAGAATATTAAAGAAATTCTTTCTGAAGCTAATTCAAACCTAAACAACATTGTAAAGGTTACTATTTATGTAACAGAAATGTCGCAAATGGAAGAAATCAATGATATATACCCAACCTTTTTTACTGAGCCATACCCCGCAAGAGAAGCAATTTGTGTTAAAGAATTACCCCTGAATGCAACGATTGAGATTAGTGTAATTGCGACTACCCCGTTTAATCCCCACGGGTAAAAATAAAATCTGCAAAAAGAAAAACCACCCTTTAAGGGTGGTTATTTCTATAATTCGGCACCGTGCTATTTTCCCAGGGCTTGATGACCCAAGTATTGTAACCGCAGAGAGGCTTAACTGCTGTGTTCGGCATGGGAACAGGTGTTTCCCTCTCGCTATGGGCACCGACCTGGTATTTTGTACCGTTTATATCTGTTTCCAGCAAAGCTAAAACTCTGATATAAGCTCTGAGTAAATCGCTTCATCAGTAACGCTCGTCACTCGCTTCTCGCTACTTCCTTGCGCTTCATCTCAGTACAAAAATCCAGGACTGATGTCCAAATTACATTTTGCATGATAGATTGTTAACAAACACGGATATGTACACGTTGTGTGATACACACCAATAACTAGCCAATTGTCCATATTTTCTAAAGTCACACCTCTGTTAAATTACTTTAACATTGATTGTGGCTTTAGTTCATAAAAAGTCGATGGATCTATTAGTACGCTTTGGCTGAATGTATTGCTACACGTACACCTTGCGCCTATCAACCTGATCGTCTTTCAGGGATCTCCATAGGGAAATGCAATCTTGGGATTAGTTTCGCGCTTAATATGCTTTCAGCGCTTATCTAGACCGCACTTAGCTACCCAGCAATGCCTGTAGGTCAGACAACTGGTACACCAGCGGTGCGTCCACCCCGGTCCTCTCGTACTAGGGGCAGATTCCCTCACATTTCCTATTGTCCACATCGGATATAAACCGAACTGTCTCACGACGTTCTGAACCCAGCTCACGTACCTCTTTAACCGGCGAACAGCCGGACCCTTGGGACCTGCTCCAGCCCCAGGATGAGATGAGCCGACATCGAGGTGCCAAACAGCGCCGTCTATGTGAACTATTGGGCGCTATAAGCCTGTTATCCCCGGGGTAACTTTTATCCGTTTGCGTTGCCGATTCCACACTCATATACATAATGTATGGACAACGGGTCACTTACTCCCACTTTCGTGCCTGCTTGGCTTGTAGGCCTCACAGTCAAGCTGGCTTATGCGTATGCACTATCACTACGATTTCCATCCGTAGCTAGCCAACCTTTGAACGCCTCCGCTACTCTTTAGGAGGCAACCGCCCCAGTTAAACTACCCACCAGACACTGTCCTCGAACCGGATAACGGTCCAAGTAAGAACAAAGTAACAACAAGGGTGGTATTTCACTGAAGACTCCACCATCGCTAGCGCGTTGGCTTCATAGTCTCCCACCTATGCTACACATGTTGTCACCCAGCTCAATGTCAAGCTGTAGTAAAGCTCCACGGGGTCTTTTCGTCCTGATGCGGACAGACGGCATCTTTACCGCCAATGCACTTTCACCGAGTCCCTTCTTGAGACAGTACCCATATCATTACTCCATTCGTGCGGGTCAGAACTTACCTGACAAGGAATTTCGCTACCTT from Candidatus Nomurabacteria bacterium harbors:
- a CDS encoding DUF2817 domain-containing protein, with protein sequence MVTIPTPITPVSASSSGVILHNKRKAFIKTLIIAVFIVVGIITLAYNASLVLPRSINFAFSETTCFFQPIALPNVFGAQSNDFNIEFSDGISISNKDIFTTKVCASPKNAPQENSKSTVTIALFNLVPIKKITINSGKYPSIDTSALNSPIATTKPIQLSTNKETSIFSYQLVSESNRTNCSIQQLTILCPLQELSLTPGSKPTLKINRTYSGNLVDSVFNNQIQTLDPINIVGGNILNNSTIYDKAETLEIAFDKPLSKVDKPLLSLIDKNSTTPLETSYTINNNKLIIKPKDPLKRRSKYSFKLDQAISTTDNTLLSAYSSEFNVSGGPSVIGNNTGSYGFNPSSNITIKFNQNINSSTKLTDVIDVSGVNQALLKISATNNMITINPTTNLPSCTSINIKINGSIQNQYGVDGDSAWNHTFRTLCRRTSQIGTSAQGRAILAHWYGSGSSMVMFVGGIHGNEKSSTLTMESWLDELERYADRIPANRTIVVITNANPDGYAGNSRFNANGVDLNRNFPSDNWSANVTGPGYTNKINGGGTSPLSEPESSSLANFVNQYRPRAVLSFHAVASIVSPNGTADSTAIAQLYTSKAPYRYADASQTDATLGYTTTGDFEFWLRDKGIPNILIEQSTFAKNEFSKNRDALWLMVRL
- a CDS encoding VOC family protein; translation: MRFTNILLWVQENKISEKFYKKLGFEVLVSTDTYSEIQLGEFSITLVNMRDEDEFNGDSLSGIKGKGMYVYIKVDDVDAEYNRQEKIGLKPATKPRNWEWGNREFILKDPDGYKLCFWNSIPQ
- a CDS encoding RidA family protein; this encodes MKNQVISSKAPQAPNILSQAIESNGLIFVSGQIHNTHTGTLIEGSVNKKMEQIFQNIKEILSEANSNLNNIVKVTIYVTEMSQMEEINDIYPTFFTEPYPAREAICVKELPLNATIEISVIATTPFNPHG